In one window of Drosophila ananassae strain 14024-0371.13 chromosome XR, ASM1763931v2, whole genome shotgun sequence DNA:
- the LOC6501911 gene encoding uncharacterized protein LOC6501911 isoform X1, with product MSHVAAVWLLLTGFCWLVSVGQNGNGPVSAAATLERNNNNNNKKKSEKQQQEGEQQLQHPIWKPHISQGALYCHLDQQKAAKMLPFRRGAAWQMLFLLCALAYCINEASSEGRVVCYYTNWSVYRPGTAKFNPQNINPYLCTHLVYAFGGFTKDNQMKPFDKYQDIEQGGYAKFTGLKTYNKQLKTMIAIGGWNEASSRFSPLVASPDRRQQFIKNILKFLRQNHFDGIDLDWEYPAHREGGKSRDRDNYAQFVQELRAEFEREAEKTGRTRLLLTMAVPAGIEYIDKGYDVPKLNKYLDWFNVLTYDFHSSHEPSVNHHAPLYSLEEDSEYNYDAELNIDYSIKYYLKAGADRDKLVLGIPTYGRSYTLINEESTELGAPSEGPGEQGDATREKGYLAYYEICQTLKDDPEWTVVQPNANVMGPYAFRRNQWVGYDDEAIVRKKAEYVVAQGLGGIMFWAIDNDDFRGTCNGKPYPLIEAAKEAMVEALGLGINEVAKPSGPQKPSRSRSRDNGSTRNRLNGKPENTSTSVRPANGARRPAVSRTTQSPPPSTTFKLTDAEGSSLYIGGRASTTPPPPTTPDPGSDFKCEEEGFFQHPRDCKKYYWCLDSGPSGLGIVAHMFTCPSGLYFNPAADSCDFARNVPCKTKKSTTVAPLTSTTTTTTTTARSNRVTAAPTARPVYPRTSSTSTSTTTTTTTPEPVEDLEYEEDTDEQSPNKSHDGEEDPQVIKELIDLIRKVGGVEQLEKHLLRNKDGSITLKENSANGAVTTPSTISKSLYDRVLSRPGTLSSLTRNRLKIAEASGTEATTSTSVSAGNTYSKYSSVLRGNSRQGPQNEGIDKLAEFDGFLKERKQYVTINRQRSPNQGDAEEHSQHEEEDEENEQVETTTRRALSSVTPSYTSLRRTRPTTMAPLVGESSKQEEEEEEVVEKNSRSQQQVKSYATLNRARERTTTGPGTTTTEATEAVPSSTTTRYKYFERTRPTKAATLEASKDSEEPADQEDEEEEYEEENITVQRKQSTNTRKYASIGRRSTTTTATPETTTTSGTETAKANNNNIHYNSNNNKNSQAKQNNIIPTTVTEESSTTALPTPTSTNQEPETTTETNTNETTEPNDRSSTTTTTNNPSTTFTSTPTPSLATTTPTTTIPGVDSESSADGSPNPLIPESPDLAPPTTTTEPELATTTTTTPKTTTPVTTTSTGIHSELNNDIDNDNDSDDSEVTKPKTQYKYATTNRRRITNTTATRTTNTTANNNNSEAANDASPRNGLSSFNKIRASINTNPGRRPPQTQPEHTTIEPNSSASLSSVSSPRPFGYPRRRTRPSSSIPTTTTNQSDNNNSTDNDNTNETDAVASVVKKTRPSPGDRPKNRYQLSRTRGIGSTTTSTTTQAPSSTNARRLAFGARQRAQVTKLTLVDQQTDETEAKGRPGQTEDAREDQDEEASEDEATETTTTTTSRPTPKRIRVLKFRRPLNNTNSIALDSLPNSVTDTNSPQTFDTATVTSPPTDTSTSTVSATGTKRFRKVVRKLRPVDSSTASSAAESNAEETTRKPFIPSNRLKTLSQREQEQEVSDLQRLRDKVKAEQARGEGEQGVINDRLKKLLAEKLEKPRQELPGEQAEETPTSPRPFFKRKLVARRPYTPPSGGGAVATTKAPINFSTTRPTSKFVRRKNGRFDPFNSNVRQRGEGFVRSDPRGARLPGTERFKSQSGDQDDENEDQEEELKAQYEQPLQNQLGGGILRRPFVPKDKLSVKLQAHENSNENSEEEEDDDEEDDSEEDDEEEDETPEKPFDGEEEKPKQDTKPKFNSPYKPKDNRAPPGSRPTFGVTGIGATGPSASGGGNVPFNPRNRPSSSTTNASGPTNRFGTTKRPRVVNRPPGVASPNLTIKPVASDYERTTPLTPLKPAPFIPSNTRSYERKYTGPSTEAAETASENSLIEDLNIDALNARNKKIFDIHSKKHTTLKQKVPRPENGAATGFGLELESEVESGTEVTTPVEEETTEEQGFVTTTPSTPEPQPPAPPSTTQSDTQANPATTITPETETETETVPETEPVTETKIETVTEIDTETETAINANEATSVNSQDLPSSTLFGSPSSTTQAPPPATTLLHVFTLLEGESEDEAQTTTRKPMPLLLPTRQIEVVPKHKFIEINRIVEINSKQAKASQRKSKANQDFGILRVESLPHVEQLGEISVVKYVHLVDGSDIQINDGHSTVADYTPTEPTIFEARNSPPVRNSLPELPEQERNGKSLLPEVISGALETSTISLEGLFDSARKGKQLSGNSLWSEDGVEGITTISPEITDDRNTSTTNTLATMAPAYVRPIVPLLRPESNESSPLVISIANLDQVILSKVQKSLNEAEDTTTPAIEISGTATTVSPDSNSAFSVRQHQVVRAPFDIDDRESTTQTTIDTLDKEEAVEQTTNLVIETTSDSILDTPTPKAVPIGAAIVGQLGGAAYTTSEAKTVISSDAISQGKDFGATNATTTSLKNEMENINPNTVTENNNNQTYQTVNGKRVSESVSFSTEEHVVHRKKSGRKGRGRRLRNRKTSTTTAAPTTTTVETPTTTVDEVFNDTTTMVPE from the exons TTCCGGCGTGGAGCGGCTTGGCAAATGCTCTTCCTTCTCTGCGCACTCGCCTATTGCATTAATG AGGCCAGCAGCGAGGGTCGCGTCGTCTGTTACTACACAAACTGGAGTGTCTACCGTCCCGGAACAGCAAAATTCAATCCACAGAACATCAATCCATACCTGTGTACACATCTGGTGTACGCATTTGGTGGATTCACGAAGGACAACCAAATGAAGCCCTTCGACAAGTACCAGGACATTGAGCAGG GTGGGTATGCTAAGTTCACCGGACTGAAGACCTACAACAAGCAGCTAAAGACCATGATTGCTATCGGAGGCTGGAACGAGGCTAGTTCTCGCTTCTCCCCCCTGGTGGCCAGTCCGGATCGTCGACAGCAGTTCATCAAAAATATCCTGAAGTTCCTGCGCCAAAACCACTTCGACGGTATCGACCTCGACTGGGAGTACCCCGCCCACCGCGAAGGCGGCAAGTCCCGGGACCGCGACAACTACGCCCAATTCGTCCAGGAGCTTCGAGCCGAATTCGAGCGGGAGGCGGAGAAGACGGGACGGACACGTCTCCTCCTGACCATGGCCGTGCCCGCCGGCATAGAATACATCGATAAGGGCTATGATGTGCCAAAGCTGAACAAGTACCTCGACTGGTTCAACGTCCTCACCTATGATTTTCACTCCTCCCACGAGCCCTCCGTCAACCACCATGCTCCTCTATATTCCCTGGAGGAGGACTCCGAGTATAACTACGATGCCGAGTTGAATATT gACTACTCCATCAAGTACTACCTGAAAGCTGGAGCAGACAGAGACAAGCTGGTGTTGGGAATTCCCACCTATGGTCGATCCTATACGTTGATCAACGAGGAGAGCACCGAGCTGGGTGCTCCTTCCGAGGGTCCTGGAGAGCAGGGGGACGCGACCCGCGAAAAGGGTTACTTGGCCTATTATGAA ATCTGTCAGACGCTCAAGGACGATCCCGAGTGGACGGTGGTACAACCAAACGCCAATGTCATGGGTCCCTATGCCTTCAGGAGGAACCAGTGGGTGGGCTACGATGACGAGGCTATTGTGCGCAAGAAGGCCGAGTACGTAGTGGCCCAAGGCCTGGGCGGAATTATGTTCTGGGCTATTGATAACGACGATTTCCGGGGAACCTGTAATGGAAAGCCCTACCCACTGATTGAGGCAGCCAAGGAGGCCATGGTCGAGGCATTGGG TCTGGGCATCAACGAGGTGGCCAAGCCGAGTGGACCTCAAAAACCATCGCGATCCCGTAGCCGCGATAATGGAAGCACCAGAAATCGCTTGAACGGAAAACCAGAGAATACATCGACGTCAGTGCGACCCGCTAATGGGGCCCGACGTCCGGCTGTCTCCAGAACCACCCAATCCCCGCCCCCCAGCACAACCTTCAAGCTGACTGATGCCGAGGGTTCGTCCCTATATATCGGAGGTAGGGCGTCCACCACTCCGCCTCCGCCTACCACCCCAGACCCAGGCTCGGACTTCAAGTGCGAGGAAGAGGGCTTCTTCCAGCACCCTAGGGACTGCAAGAAGTATTACTGGTGTTTAGACAGTGGTCCTTCCGGCCTTGGAATCGTAGCCCATATGTTCACCTGCCCGTCGGGACTGTACTTTAATCCTGCAGCTGATTCGTGTGACTTTGCTAGGAATGTACCCTGCAAGACTAAAAA ATCCACTACAGTCGCTCCTTTGACTTCCACCACCACGACCACGACCACCACTGCCCGTTCTAATCGAGTGACAGCGGctccgaccgctcgccctgtGTACCCACGgaccagcagcaccagcactaGTACAACGACCACTACAACCACTCCGGAGCCAGTGGAGGACCTGGAGTACGAGGAGGATACGGATGAACAATCGCCCAACAAGTCACACGACGGAGAGGAGGATCCTCAGGTAATCAAGGAGCTGATTGATCTGATACGTAAAGTGGGAGGAGTGGAGCAATTGGAAAAGCACCTCCTGCGCAACAAGGACGGCTCTATTACACTAAAGGAGAACTCCGCCAACGGGGCAGTAACCACGCCCTCGACGATCAGCAAATCCTTGTATGACCGAGTGCTGAGTCGCCCCGGAACTTTGAGCTCCTTAACACGTAACCGTTTGAAAATCGCCGAGGCGTCGGGCACTGAAGCAACAACGAGCACCAGTGTGTCTGCCGGCAACACCTACTCCAAGTACTCCTCGGTTTTGAGAGGCAACAGTCGCCAGGGTCCTCAAAACGAGGGAATCGATAAGCTGGCTGAGTTCGATGGTTTTCTCAAAGAACGCAAGCAATATGTGACCATCAATCGCCAGCGATCCCCCAACCAGGGCGATGCTGAGGAGCACAGCCAACACGAGGAAGAGGACGAGGAAAATGAGCAGGTGGAGACAACCACACGCCGTGCTTTAAGCTCCGTAACTCCGTCGTATACCAGTCTTCGGCGAACAAGACCCACCACAATGGCACCATTGGTAGGAGAGTCCTCCAaacaggaggaggaggaggaagaggtGGTGGAGAAGAACAGCAGGTCCCAGCAGCAGGTCAAATCCTATGCCACCTTAAACCGTGCAAGAGAACGGACCACCACAGGACCAGGCACCACCACTACGGAAGCCACCGAAGCAGTACCTAGTTCAACCACAACTCG TTACAAATACTTCGAGCGAACACGACCTACAAAAGCGGCCACTTTGGAAGCTTCCAAGGACTCGGAAGAGCCTGCTGACCAAgaagacgaggaggaggagtacgAGGAGGAGAACATTACGGTACAGAGAAAACAAAGCACAAACACACGTAAATATGCGAGCATAGGCCGCAGAAGTACAACAACCACAGCAACACCAGAAACAACAACCACCTCAGGCACAGAGACCGCCaaggccaacaacaacaacatccactacaacagcaacaacaacaagaacagcCAAGCGAAACAGAATAACATAATACCAACAACAGTAACAGAAGAAAGCAGCACCACAGCACTCCCTACACCAACCAGCACCAATCAAGAGCCCGAAACAACCACAGAAACAAACACTAACGAAACCACTGAACCAAATGATAGATCCtcaaccacaaccaccactAACAACCCATCTACCACATTCACATCTACACCCACACCAAGTCTAGCAACCACTaccccaacaacaacaattccTGGCGTCGACTCGGAAAGTTCGGCCGACGGGTCGCCTAACCCCCTTATCCCCGAATCCCCTGACTTAGCACCTCCAACAACCACCACGGAACCCGAACTGGCCACGACAACGACCACCACACCGAAGACAACAACACCAGTAACGACGACGTCGACAGGGATCCACAGTGAACTGAATAACGACATTGACAACGATAACGACAGTGATGACAGTGAGGTAACGAAACCCAAGACACAGTATAAGTATGCAACTACCAATCGGAGGCGCATAACTAATACCACAGCAACGAGAACAACAAATACAActgcaaacaacaacaattctGAAGCTGCGAACGATGCTAGTCCAAGAAACGGTTTGAGtagttttaataaaattagaGCCTCCATTAATACCAACCCGGGCAGAAGGCCACCCCAAACCCAACCCGAACATACAACCATCGAACCGAATTCCTCTGCCAGCCTGAGCAGTGTTTCTAGTCCCCGACCCTTTGGTTATCCCCGACGTCGCACACGACCTAGTAGTAGCatccccaccaccaccaccaaccaATCTGATAACAATAACAGTACCGATAACGATAATACAAACGAAACTGATGCCGTTGCCAGTGTAGTGAAGAAGACGCGACCATCCCCAGGGGATAGGCCCAAG AACCGTTATCAGCTGAGCCGCACCAGAGGCATCGGCAGCACAACCACCAGCACCACTACCCAAGCTCCTTCCTCGACGAACGCCAGACGTTTGGCCTTCGGGGCTCGCCAGCGCGCCCAGGTAACTAAACTAACCCTAGTCGATCAGCAGACTGACGAGACGGAGGCCAAAGGCAGGCCTGGCCAGACAGAAGATGCTCGAGAAGACCAGGACGAAGAGGCCAGTGAGGACGAAGCCACCGAAACGACCACCACCACTACTAGCAGGCCGACGCCAAAGCGCATTCGAGTGCTGAAATTCCGCAGACCCCTAAACAATACCAATAGCATCGCCTTAGACAGTCTCCCTAATAGCGTCACTGACACCAACTCCCCACAAACATTCGACACAGCCACAGTCACTTCACCACCCACAGACACATCCACAAGCACCGTAAGCGCCACTGGTACCAAACGATTCCGGAAAGTGGTTCGAAAACTTAGGCCCGTCGACTCTAGCACGGCTTCTAGTGCGGCGGAGTCGAATGCTGAGGAAACCACCCGCAAGCCTTTTATCCCCAGCAATCGATTAAAAACTCTGTCTCAAAGAGAACAGGAACAAGAGGTCTCAGATCTGCAGAGGCTAAGGGACAAGGTCAAGGCCGAGCAGGCCCGTGGAGAGGGGGAGCAAGGGGTAATTAACGATCGCCTGAAAAAACTACTCGCTGAGAAGTTGGAAAAGCCGCGTCAGGAGTTGCCAGGAGAACAAGCAGAGGAGACGCCTACTTCACCGCGACCCTTTTTTAAGCGGAAATTGGTGGCTAGACGGCCCTACACTCCCCCGTCGGGAGGTGGGGCAGTGGCGACTACTAAGGCGCCAATTAACTTTAGCACTACCCGGCCCACGTCCAAATTTGTGAGGCGCAAGAATGGCCGATTTGACCCCTTCAACTCGAACGTGCGTCAGCGCGGAGAGGGCTTCGTGCGAAGCGACCCGCGTGGAGCTAGACTGCCGGGCACTGAGCGCTTCAAGTCCCAGAGCGGCGATCAAGATGACGAGAACGAGGACCAAGAGGAGGAGCTGAAGGCGCAATACGAGCAGCCTCTGCAAAACCAACTGGGTGGCGGTATTTTGAGAAGACCTTTTGTGCCTAAGGACAAGCTGTCCGTCAAGCTACAGGCTCATGAGAATAGCAACGAAAATAGCGAGGAAGAAGAGGACGATGACGAGGAAGATGATTCTGAGGAGGACGACGAAGAAGAAGATGAGACACCGGAGAAGCCCTTCGATGGAGAAGAAGAAAAGCCCAAGCAGGACACCAAGCCCAAATTCAATTCGCCCTACAAGCCTAAGGACAATCGTGCTCCACCTGGCAGTAGACCTACCTTTGGAGTCACTGGAATTGGGGCCACTGGGCCCTCAGCTAGCGGAGGCGGAAATGTCCCATTTAACCCGCGCAACCGCCCATCGTCCAGCACCACCAATGCCAGCGGACCAACCAACCGCTTCGGCACCACCAAGCGACCTCGAGTGGTTAACCGACCCCCGGGAGTCGCTTCCCCCAATCTGACAATCAAGCCAGTGGCAAGCGACTACGAGCGTACCACCCCCCTTACGCCCCTCAAGCCGGCACCCTTCATTCCCAGTAATACAAGGAGTTATGAGCGGAAATATACCGGACCCTCGACCGAGGCGGCCGAAACGGCCAGCGAAAACTCACTGATCGAAGATTTAAATATCGACGCATTGAATGCCAGAAACAAAAAGATTTTTGATATACATAGCAAGAAGCACACCACGCTGAAGCAAAAGGTCCCAAGGCCGGAGAATGGTGCTGCGACTGGGTTCGGATTAGAATTAGAATCGGAAGTGGAGAGTGGAACAGAGGTGACCACGCCGGTAGAGGAGGAGACCACTGAAGAGCAAGGCTTTGTGACCACCACACCCAGTACACCAGAACCTcaaccaccagcaccacccaGCACCACACAATCAGACACACAGGCAAACCCAGCCACCACCATTACaccagaaactgaaactgaaaccgaaactgTACCCGAAACTGAACCCGtcacagaaacaaaaatagaaacagTTACCGAAATAGATACAGAAACTGAAACAGCGATCAATGCTAATGAAGCCACTTCCGTCAATTCACAGGACCTCCCCAGTTCAACGCTGTTTGGATCGCCCTCGAGCACCACCCAGGCTCCTCCTCCGGCCACCACTCTGCTGCATGTGTTCACCCTGTTGGAGGGCGAATCGGAGGACGAGGCGCAGACCACTACAAGGAAGCCTATGCCCCTTCTGCTACCCACCAGACAGATCGAGGTAGTGCCAAAGCACAAGTTTATTGAGATTAATCGCATCGTCGAGATCAATTCTAAGCAGGCCAAGGCTTCTCAGCGCAAGTCAAAGGCCAACCAGGACTTTGGAATCCTGCGTGTGGAGTCTTTGCCCCACGTGGAGCAGCTAGGCGAAATTAGTGTGGTGAAATACGTCCACCTGGTGGACGGCAGCGATATTCAGATCAATGATGGCCACAGCACTGTGGCGGACTACACCCCCACGGAACCGACGATTTTCGAGGCGCGCAACTCGCCGCCTGTGAGAAATTCCCTACCAGAACTACCGGAGCAGGAAAGAAACGGAAAGTCCTTATTGCCTGAAGTCATAAGTGGTGCGTTGGAGACCTCAACCATTTCCCTGGAGGGTTTGTTTGACTCGGCGCGAAAAGGCAAGCAGCTAAGTGGAAATAGCTTGTGGAGCGAAGACGGAGTGGAGGGAATAACCACAATTAGTCCGGAAATTACCGACGACCGGAACACCAGTACCACCAATACCCTGGCAACTATGGCGCCCGCTTATGTAAGACCGATTGTTCCCCTCTTAAGACCCGAATCCAATGAGTCCTCGCCCCTGGTTATCTCGATAGCCAATCTTGATCAGGTAATACTGAGCAAGGTGCAGAAGTCCCTGAACGAGGCGGAGGACACCACCACTCCTGCCATAGAAATCTCCGGCACTGCAACCACCGTGTCGCCGGACTCTAATTCCGCTTTTTCTGTGCGCCAACACCAGGTGGTGCGGGCACCCTTTGACATTGACGACAGGGAATCAACCACCCAAACAACAATCGACACATTAGATAAAGAAGAAGCCGTTGAACAAACCACAAACTTGGTCATTGAGACAACTAGTGACAGCATACTAGATACACCGACTCCGAAAGCCGTTCCTATTGGAGCGGCTATTGTGGGTCAGCTTGGTGGGGCGGCATACACAACCTCAGAGGCAAAAACAGTGATCAGCAGTGACGCTATTAGTCAGGGAAAAGATTTTGGCGCCACaaatgcaacaacaacatcttTAAAAAACGAAATGGAAAATATCAACCCAAACACTGTAACAGAAAACAACAATAACCAAACATACCAAACTGTTAATGGCAAAAGAGTTAGCGAATCAGTGAGCTTTAGCACCGAAGAACATGTGGTGCATCGCAAGAAAAGCGGACGCAAAGGGCGGGGCCGACGCCTGCGCAACCGCAAGACCTCAACCACAACAGCGGCACCCACAACGACCACAGTAGAAACACCCACCACCACAGTGGATGAGGTTTTCAACGACACCACCACAATGGTGCCGGAATAG